The following proteins are co-located in the Corynebacterium kalinowskii genome:
- a CDS encoding exodeoxyribonuclease VII small subunit, producing MNSDIIGSGQAGDNAFPPVDALSYETARDELVEIVKILELGQMGLDESLKYWERGEALAKRCEQHLAGAAQRVEDALGRADA from the coding sequence GTGAACTCAGACATCATTGGCTCCGGCCAGGCCGGCGACAACGCTTTCCCACCGGTAGACGCCCTCAGCTACGAAACGGCCCGCGATGAACTCGTGGAGATTGTGAAGATCCTCGAACTGGGGCAGATGGGACTAGACGAGTCCCTCAAATACTGGGAGCGGGGCGAAGCTCTAGCAAAACGCTGCGAACAGCACCTTGCAGGAGCTGCGCAGCGCGTCGAAGATGCCCTTGGGCGCGCCGACGCCTAG
- the glpX gene encoding class II fructose-bisphosphatase — protein sequence MKNQETPDRNLAMELVRVTEAAALASGRWVGRGMKNEGDGAAVDAMRQLINSVNMKGVVVIGEGEKDEAPMLYNGEEVGTGFGAEVDIAVDPVDGTTLMAEGRPNAISVLAASERGSMYDPSAVFYMNKIAVGPEAAGKIDIQAPAAHNIQAVAKAKNIAASDVTVVVLDRPRHIDLIKEIREAGAKVRLISDGDVAGAVAAAQATNSVDIMMGTGGTPEGIITACAMKCMGGEIQGMLAPKDDAEREKAIAAGHDLDRVLFTNDLVASDNCYFVATGVTNGDMLRGVSYRANGATTRSLVMRSKSGTIRFIESVHQLQKLQEYSVVDYTH from the coding sequence ATGAAGAATCAGGAAACACCGGACCGTAACCTAGCCATGGAGCTTGTCCGCGTCACCGAAGCCGCGGCACTAGCATCCGGCCGCTGGGTCGGTCGCGGTATGAAAAATGAAGGCGATGGAGCTGCAGTCGATGCCATGCGTCAGCTCATCAACTCCGTAAACATGAAGGGCGTCGTTGTTATCGGTGAGGGCGAAAAAGACGAAGCCCCGATGCTGTACAACGGTGAAGAGGTCGGCACCGGCTTTGGTGCCGAGGTCGACATCGCCGTCGACCCAGTGGATGGCACCACCCTCATGGCAGAAGGTCGCCCGAACGCCATTTCTGTTCTCGCAGCCTCCGAGCGTGGCTCCATGTACGATCCTTCCGCGGTCTTCTACATGAACAAGATCGCCGTGGGCCCAGAGGCTGCCGGCAAGATCGATATCCAAGCACCAGCTGCGCACAATATCCAGGCTGTTGCCAAGGCGAAGAACATCGCGGCCTCTGACGTTACCGTCGTTGTCCTGGACCGTCCGCGCCACATTGACCTCATCAAGGAAATTCGCGAGGCTGGCGCAAAGGTTCGTCTGATTTCCGACGGCGACGTCGCTGGCGCAGTTGCAGCAGCACAAGCTACCAACTCCGTGGACATCATGATGGGCACCGGCGGCACTCCAGAGGGCATCATCACCGCCTGCGCTATGAAGTGCATGGGTGGCGAAATTCAGGGCATGCTGGCGCCAAAGGACGACGCAGAGCGTGAGAAGGCCATCGCTGCAGGCCACGATCTGGACCGTGTCCTGTTCACCAACGACCTGGTCGCGTCCGATAACTGCTACTTCGTGGCAACTGGCGTGACCAACGGCGACATGCTCCGTGGCGTGTCTTACCGTGCAAATGGCGCAACGACCCGTTCCCTGGTTATGCGTTCGAAGTCGGGCACCATCCGTTTCATCGAGTCTGTCCACCAGCTGCAGAAGCTGCAGGAATACTCCGTGGTTGATTACACCCACTAA
- a CDS encoding DUF4245 domain-containing protein has translation MADKKPRIFQDSRDIILSLLLVVGLMIPTVAFTGMCSFNPGAPENGPVKEVDAQQILSMEAKAMNFPVRLPANPEGWVTNSARRTTVNRQPATVLGWVTKEGAYVQLTQTDQPLDKAVQDVDEHGRTQQQPVEVDGQQFEVYTSADNNVRDVWATDLGDVRLVFSGTAGAAEFEQIARNTLQATPLPGKSN, from the coding sequence GTGGCTGACAAGAAACCTCGTATTTTTCAGGACTCGCGTGACATCATATTGTCCCTGCTCCTCGTAGTGGGGTTGATGATCCCTACGGTGGCATTCACCGGCATGTGTAGTTTTAACCCCGGAGCTCCAGAAAATGGACCGGTCAAGGAAGTCGATGCGCAGCAGATCCTGAGCATGGAGGCTAAGGCCATGAACTTCCCGGTGCGACTACCTGCGAACCCCGAGGGTTGGGTCACCAACTCTGCGCGCCGGACCACGGTGAATCGTCAGCCAGCTACAGTGCTGGGTTGGGTGACTAAAGAAGGCGCATATGTGCAGCTCACCCAAACTGATCAGCCACTGGACAAAGCAGTGCAGGACGTCGATGAGCACGGGCGCACCCAACAGCAGCCTGTGGAGGTAGACGGCCAGCAATTTGAGGTCTACACCTCCGCAGACAACAACGTGCGTGATGTCTGGGCGACGGATCTCGGCGATGTTCGCCTGGTATTCTCCGGCACTGCAGGGGCTGCCGAATTTGAGCAGATTGCCCGAAACACCCTGCAAGCGACACCGCTTCCGGGCAAGTCGAACTAG